In one Euleptes europaea isolate rEulEur1 chromosome 12, rEulEur1.hap1, whole genome shotgun sequence genomic region, the following are encoded:
- the LOC130485559 gene encoding olfactory receptor 52B2-like translates to MREDATSSINLSSSYPESFILVGIPGMEEYHAWMAIPFCLMYVLALLGNISLLVLIVTERSLHQPMYLFLAMLAVADLVLSTSTVPKTLSVLLAYSKEISYTACLAQMFFTHVSFIAESTILLAMAFDRYVAICDPLRYAAILTPLVIAKIGLAALVRSFCVMLPTLFLLRRLPYCGHRVMPHSYCEHMGIARMACADISINIWYGFATTLLSPVLDLVLITVSYILILKAVFRLPSQDARLKTIGTCSSHLCIILLFYTPALFSFFAHRFDHGIPRHVLILLANVYQLLPPMLNPIVYAARTKVIRERLGPMSVPAGRMC, encoded by the coding sequence ATGCGTGAGGACGCCACAAGCTCCATTAACCTAAGCAGCTCCTACCCTGAATCCTTCATCCTGGTGGGCATCCCAGGGATGGAGGAATATCATGCCTGGATGGCCATCCCTTTCTGCCTGATGTACGTCTTGGCGCTCCTGGGCAACATTTCTCTACTGGTCCTCATTGTGACTGAGCGCAGCCTCCACCAGCCCATGTATCTCTTCTTGGCCATGCTGGCCGTGGCCGACCTGGTCTTGTCGACCTCCACGGTCCCCAAAACCCTCAGTGTCCTCCTGGCATATTCCAAGGAGATCTCCTACACTGCCTGCCTCGCCCAGATGTTCTTCACCCACGTCAGCTTCATTGCGGAATCCACCATCTTGCTGGCCATGGCCTTTGATCGGTATGTTGCGATCTGTGACCCGCTGCGGTATGCGGCTATCCTCACACCTCTGGTGATTGCCAAGATTGGCCTGGCTGCTCTGGTGAGGAGTTTTTGCGTGATGCTCCCCACCCTCTTCCTCCTGAGAAGGCTCCCGTACTGTGGGCATAGGGTCATGCCCCACTCCTACTGTGAGCACATGGGCATCGCCCGGATGGCGTGTGCAGACATCTCCATCAACATCTGGTACGGATTTGCGACCACCCTCTTGTCTCCAGTCCTAGACCTTGTGCTTATCACTGTCTCCTATATCCTTATCCTCAAAGCTGTCTTCCGGCTCCCGTCACAGGATGCCCGCCTTAAGACGATCGGCACCTGCAGCTCTCACCTCTGCATCATACTTCTGTTCTATACCCCAGCCTTGTTCTCTTTCTTTGCCCATCGGTTTGACCATGGCATCCCGCGGCACGTCCTCATCCTCTTGGCCAATGTCTACCAGCTCCTCCCACCCATGCTCAACCCCATTGTCTATGCAGCAAGGACCAAAGTGATTCGGGAACGGCTGGGCCCCATGTCAGTGCCAGCTGGAAGGATGTGCTGA